The genomic window AATAGAATGACACAAAGTTATTACATAAATCTAGCCTCCATGTTTCATCCGCTACTGCAGGAAAAAGGTGATTAATCTGATTTCATTCTGGCCAATGGCATCACATGACAACCAACAGTATCAAGTGGTGGTGTGAAAGAGGGGCTTATAATATTGATGACCATGCCCTCCTGGGcctctttttttatttaacctttatttaaataagcaagtcagttaagaacaaattcttatttacaatggcggactaggaacagtgggttaactgccttgttcaagggcagaacgacagatttttacctcgtcagctcggggattcgatctagcaaccttttggttattggcccaactctctaaccactaggctacctgccacccccatcCATTAAgtatggggacagacagacaaggacACCACAATCCACCCCAGCCAAGTCCCAGATGCTGGGGAGACTAGAGGTAGATGTTTGCTAGGCCCCAGCTGCAGAGGGAGGAGGATACATACAATAAAGGCATATCCCAGAACAGCCAGTTCTCCTTTCCCCACCATGTCTTTCTCAACCACATGTACCACAATCAGTGTGGAGTGTGTGTCGGGCAGGGAGATGCTTGAATAAATGCCAAACAGAACTGGATACTTGCTAGGGTTGACCTGCATCAGTTGGAACTAAGCCGATCTCTCGTTTCGTACCACTGTATCATAGTATATGGCGCCAGTTAGGTCTACGTGATGCCTCAGAGCTCTGACAACATTCTGTCTGGCTTTTGTAGAACTTAAAAACTTGCCCTGTACTCTCAGTTCCTCTGCGACTGAACCACACCCATCTGCAGTCTAAAACAACACAGGAGTCACCAACCCAAAAGCCAACACTCTCAACCAGGCTGCCTACCCCTACGCTGACAAGCCAAAATGCCTTCCTGACTGCCACATCCTGTTGGCGTGGACTACACAAAACGTGGCTGCACAGGATTCTGAACGATTTCACACAATTCCTGGATGGAATATGGAATTCCTAAGTTATGTAATCATGGAATGTGACAGTCAGTGTGACTGACAGCAAAGGAACTAGCTGGACCTATATCAGTGAAAGTATTGGTTTCTAACCTTGGCAATGGATTGTTTCCCAATGTAACAGTATGATTGTCTTCTTGTGTGTGTTCTATTGCTGAACTGTTATTTTTAACAACACACGCCCCCACCTGAGTCAGACATGCGAGACAGACAGGAAACTGTAAATAGATCATCTGAGTGAGGCCTCAGAGTACAGTAAATTCTATCAAGTTTTTCCTGTCATGCCTCAACCGAGTGTTTCACAGCTGAGTAAAGGAGTGGGAACAACATACTATCGGTCATTTTGATTCTCTCAATGATTCCATGTATGTTCTTGTGAGCTAGCTACAAAATGTACGAGAACTAATATCCGTGACAGAATATCCTTTGATAAAAATATAATTTGCTGGCTGGCTAGTGGATACAAAGTAATTAACTAGTACTGCTGAATCAACTTGAGAAACTAGCTAGCGAAATCAGGGTTTCCAAAACTCGGTCCTTGGGCTccccctgggtgcacattttggtttttgctttgatTACTTGAGTAAGCCGTGCAGtgcaggacagagtttgggaaaccctgagatggcagtggggttatggtaagctatagacaatgaacacaatttaaTTTTATTGGATGGCAACTTGAGTGCACAGCGATacagtgacaagatcctgaggcccattttagttccattcatccaccgccatcacctcatgtttaagCATAATGCACACATTTCGcagggatctgtacacaatttctggaagctgaacatgtcccagttctaccatcgcctgcatactcaccagacatctcacccattgagcatgtttgggatgctctggatcgacgtgtaggacaacatgttccagttcccgccaatatcccaAAACTTTGCgcagccattaaagaggagtgggacaacattccactggcCACAATCAACTCCATGTGAAGGCGATGTGTCACGTTGCAAATGGTGGTCAAAGACCAACAGATACAATCTGTACTCtgggtcatgtgaaatccatagattagggtctaatttatttcaattgactgatttcctataCGAACTGTAACtccagtaaaatctttgaaaatgtaatgttgcgtttatatttctgttcggTGTACTATAGGTACACCAGTTAGATTAGCTAACTAGTTACAATTGAACTACAGTAGCTAAACTAATACTCGCGGGGAGAATCTCCTCCCCAAAACAAACCAAAACTACCGCCTGTTGAAAAATCCAAGCACTCATGAATAAAGCTTCATCGCATGGTGATGGTGACGTTACATAAATTAGTATCCAACTCGAAAATTACACTACCTTTGTATCACACTCAACATGAGAGCATATACACACTTTTCCAAACTAAAAAAGGACAATacactgtcaaactgggacacgtTAGCCTAAACAAAGCTGGCATTAGCTACAATAGCTATCATGCTAACCAATTAGCTACCAATGCCAGCTAGATTTTCACACTTGATTGATAAACAGCATGCATGAATATGAGACCGAGGCACCACCTTAAAATGACGTTAAACGTATTAGTAGTTACCTAGCTAACTACCGAAAGTTAAGTTCATTGAGAAAAATATTTGTGAATGCAAACATTGACAGACGTGACCACTGACAGTCGTTAGTTAGCTAGCTTATTAGGCCCAGCCGATAGTTGAACTACGCTAGCTAGCGCCGTAGCGGGTTAGCAAAGCTCGACAAAGTGGCAATTGAAGGAACATATTCCCTCAGAGCATCGCTTAGATTATTCAAAGAACGAACTGGCATGGTAGAATTGTGCTCACCGTCAGTCCGGTACCCAGCACGATAACGTCGTATTCTTCATTCATTTTCCCAGGTGTTTTCTCCTCTTTTCCTGAATAGTGGCCCGAAGAAAATGGAGATCTGCAAAGCTGGAAACGAAAGGGGCTGCGGTTCAACGTCAAGCGATTCTGCTTCACTGTAGGGGAGGAGCCTATAGTCTGTCAATAACGGTAACATTTCTCAAATTTCTGGGTACTGATAATGAATCGATTATATACTTATCAATGGACATTTCCCTACATATATTTTTCATAAGAATCGTGCTTTTATTCGTCTTGTAATTTGTAAAAGTCTACTGTAGCTACCGTACTCCACCACCTGCCTATGCTGAGTATTTATTTTGTCAGAGGTGTGTCCTCTTTGACATTGTCCTTAGCCCCATTATacggtgtgtgtatgttttctcccatgtgtgtgtgtatatgtgtgtgcgtttgcTATGCATAGATCACCTTGGTTCACTTAGCAAGTCTTTCCCGGATGGACAGGATCCAGTCCACATTGCATCCTCAGTTTGCTTTGGTGAGTCAGTAGGTCAGGTGACAAACTCACACAATCATAACAACATAAGAACTCCCCTAATCCTTTCTTTAATCCTTCATATTCCAGACTGCCACAtgcagtgccttcaaaaagtattcacacccctttacttttccaacgttttgttgtgttacagcatgaatttaaaggggattaaatgtagattttttttgtcacttgCCTACACACTACCAAACATTTTactaatgaataaaaaatgaaaaattcaaatgtcttgagtcaataagtattcaacccctttgttatggcaagcctaaataatttcaggagttaaaatgtgcttaacaagtcacataataagttgcaaggactcactctgtgtgcaataatattgtttaacaatattttttgaatgactacttaaTCTCTGTCCCTCAGTCaatcagtgaatttcaaacacagattcaaccacaaagaccagggatgttttccaatgccttgcaaagaaggacacctattggtaggagagagaaaaaataaaacaGTCATTGAATTTCCCTTTGAGCATATTAATTAAActgtggatggtgtatcaatacacccagtcattacaaagagcCAGCAGCATACAACCCTGCATTCtgctgctggcttgcctctgaagttAACCAAGCTTAGttctggtcagtccctggatgggagaccagatgctgcaaGAAGTGTTGTTGGAGGTGCGGGCAAGAGGCACTAAAGTGAATGTGCAAAACATTTGGCAAAGTGTGATGGAACAttttatgtttgtgcttttctaataaccaagttctgtgttctattcatgtgcttTTCTAATGACCAagttctgtgttcatgcaagtgattGAATGAATCCTCACTGTtagtatctgcaatttggcagtacgcccagacccTTGTTTTGAACAagggatatctcagtttcaaggtctcagcatcgagagaagaagcctcgtgaggtattAGTCTGTCACATGCATGACCCAGTATTGGTTAGTCACGTGAATGAAGCAAACGTTAATGATGAATAAATTATGAatgatgaataagctaaatcatgcaaatatatcTTGTATGTATATAAGATAACTACCGGGACTGCCCCAGGTAGAGCTCCTGATCGGCATGTGTACTTGGTgaattgagttggttggaacctcttcAGAATGCTGATAATAAAGAATGATTAATTTAAGAATGAATTTGAGTGTCCCTGTAAAGAATTTCAACAAcaaaagcaattcactttttgtcctgaataaaaagtgttatgtttggggcaaatccaacacaacacatcacttactaccactcttcatattttcaaccatggtggtggttgcatcatgttatgggtatgctagtttttctaggataaaaagaaacggaatagagctaagcacaggaaaaatcctagaggaaaacctggttcagtctgctttccaacagacacttggagacaaattcaactttcagcaggataataacctaaaatacaaggccaaatatacactggagttgcttaccaagacaacatttaatgttcctgagtggcctggttacagttttgaattaaatcggcttggaaatctatggcaagacttgaaaatggctgtccagcaatgatcaacaatcaacttgacagagaatttaaaaaataataatgtgcaaatattgtacaatccaggtgtgcaaagctcttagaaacgtacccagaatgactcacagctgtaattggtgacaaatgtgattctaacatgtattgactcagggagttGATTACTTATCTACTCAAGATATATCCatagttttttatttgtattaatcCCACGTTTTAAcacgacaaaatgtggaaaaagtaaaatagtgtgaatactttctgaaggcactgtattgttTAATCCCCATCAACAAAATCCACACAAAGAAATTATATGAAGTTATTATTCTGCCATCCAGAATACCattaatgtccataatttattgATTCTCCATTCAGACAGAAGTTTATGTCAAATCACATTCAAACACTCTGAGCACATCGTTTTTTTTGGCAAGCTGTTGAGCAGTGGAGCCCGAGGCATCCACCACGTCTACTAGCCCCTGCTGTAGGAGTGTCCTGACCGCTTCTGCATGCTGCCCTATACACGCCATATGAAGAGCTGGGGGaagcacagagagacacaggcagTAGATTAATTCATCAATGTCAGATACTTGCTGGCGCAGAGATCTGCACATTGCACACACAGGATAGAGGTCTTCACGGGTCCAACAGACCCAAAATTCAGAGACCCAACTCAGGACCCAAATTTTTGTCTCAGGGACAAGTTTTAATATTGTAGTGGACAAAGATGAGAAGTGAGTTGGCTTGGCCAAATGGACTGAGTGCAACTCGCTATTcaggttttttatttattttcctatttattattattattgtatatcATTATTTTTGTAGCCTGTTGTCAAATAAATTGCTTTAGCCTATTGCTGTCATTTGATGGGTAGTTGCTACATATATAGATAGGCCTAGTCTGCTCAAAACGTTTGTAAAGGTTTAAACCAGTTCTTTAAATATGACACAAGTGTTTTTTTTGCCAAATTAAGTTCCACCTGACGAGTATAAAGAAATGCATGTCAGTGTTTGGAACATGGCGACAGCAtacctctatctttctctcttggGCTAGGCCCAAGCTTTTCTtcctttatatatattttttataatatcATATAGTGGACGTCTAGGCCTGTATGCATGCAATGCCCTGATGCATTTAGCACTCAAATCTCCAACAGTTAAATGGTGAGTTGGACAGTTAATGTTTGAGGACAGTAAAAACCAATGAAACAATAGGCTATGAAGTTTTGAATATGCTACCCTTCGAAacacaaaacatatttttttgtaatttgttATAGGCAGTTTTTAAGGACACGAGGGCCTAAATGTGGATCATTTTGCCAATATCACTTGTTTATTGATGGAGCTGGCAGCGCCCAGTCTGaggtttctttctctctttctactctctgaTCTGAACAGGTTTTTTGAAAATTACTTTATGCATATCAGGTCGGGTGGGAAAGCCCCAGATCCATTTTGGAACGGGTCCAACTTTTTGGACCTGTGATGACCCCTAACACAGGGTGCCCGAGGACAGGATTCAATGACCTGCATTCAAGATCAACTGTACTTGAGGCGGCAGGTACTAtatgaggcggcaggtagcctagtggttggagcgtttgaccaataaccgaaaggttgcaagagcaaatccccaagctgataaggtaaaaatctgtcgttctactcctgtacaaggcagttaatccactgttcctaggccgtcattgaaataagaatttgttcttaactgacttgcttatttaaataaaggtaaaacattttttttaaatagagtgGTTTGAGAATTGGGTCTAATGCCAGAACTACTTACATACGCTAGACAGAAGTTATGTCATTAGAACGCATCCTGTTCCCTGTATTAAGTAAACTTACATTTCCAGTTTTTCTTGTTGCACAAATTCAGATTTGGCCTCCAAGCAGTTGTTTTGATGAAAGTGTATTGCTACAAGCAAAGTGCAATTATCATAATGTAGAATTATACAGCATTTAGCCTCTacacaggggttcccaaactttttcactcttCCAGCATTGGGAAACATCCCGCGCCACCCctgcacaagcactgttcatgatacaaactgttcacacccctcttgttggtggagagaattttgcaggtttaaagcttatttcgtgcaattctacacattttgtcatggggtgcatAGGAACTTTACAGTCTTAAAGCAAATTGTCTTGCAATTCTGTACATTTTCCCATGtttaatgtgtattcatgtgacaaatacatttaaaaaacgttAGCTGACGTGCTAGTTGATTTGGACATTTTGACAAGTTACAAATAGCTCCCTAAGGTATGCGAagactaacatgacaagaggaactgatgatgcactacccaattttgaaattgcatcttgtgcattctactattaaaAGTTTCAGTTTAAAGCCAGATTGAGTtcctttaaataaaaaaaaagtaaaaatatcctttttggggggggggggggggtacccgTGCCGACCCCtcgccccacagtttgggaaccattTCTCTACAGTACCTGTTCTTCCCTTTTTGTCCCTGACGTGAAGATCTGCTCCTAATGTGAGGAGTGTTTTGATTGTGCCTGTGTGGCCCTCCTGAAAATATAAAATATCAGGCATGATATATTATTATGCACACAATTTGCCTTTATCTACAGGATAGGCCTGATAATAGATGTTTACAGAATAGAGCTAACCTTGGCAGCGTAGTGCAGGGAAGTGAGCTGCATGTCAGTGGCTGTCTGGTTCACGTCCACTCCGAGGTCCCTCACTAGGAACTCTAGCGCCTCCTCCTGGGCTGTGACTGCAACCTGGTGCACCGGCTGGGCCCCGAGGATGTCTGCTGCAGTCGGAGAGGCCTGTGTGACACACGAGAATGcaagtatatacaggtcagtatcttattcaatgtccaggggtactggagtggttgagGTGGATTCATTTTCCCAAGGGGACTATGGTGGAATTTAAGTGAGATACAGGCAAGTTGATATTTTGGTGCAAATTTCAGTCATCTCAGATATGTTTTGATAGATGGAAATGTTATTTTCCTCCAGTCTCCAGTGTACCTGGTGCTTCTCCAGCAGTAGCTTGGCCACAGATATGTGTCCGTTCCTCACTGCGTCCATAAAGGGAGTGACCCCACAGCTGTCCCTGCCATCCGGAACATAACCACAACTGCAAACAGAGAAGTGAGGGTCAGTTAGcactacacccacacacacttacacatgaTCACAttaacacagagtaacaacactgacACTCTAACATGCCTTCTCACAAGTATGCAAATCCTCTGAGAGACTATCCTAATTCATACctcctctcacacacagacaaacatagacAAACACACCTCTGTACCAAGATGCTGACCACTTCTTCACAGCCGTGCATTGCTGTAGGAACAGAGAATAGATAGAGAAGGGGTAATGAaccagaaaaaaaatattttatgcaTATTGTTGAAAACACCTGTGAATATGTCCAGACCTGTGACATGTCTGATTTGTTAGCACAGTGATTACCTGCAGTGTGCAGAGGAGTCCTCAGCGTCTTGCTCTCTGTACTCCAGACTTCTGGGTTggccagtaggaggtgctgtatgACTGCTGGGTCTCCCTCCCTGCAGGCGATGTGGAAGGAGTTCCAGCCGTCCTTGTTCTTCAGCGTGGGATCGGCCTTGTGGGACAGCAGTTCCTGGATCACACCCAGGTTCCTCCGGGTGCAGGCCATCATCAGAGGGGTCCTGAAAGTAAAGGTGGGTCACGATGTTGGACCAGAGTTGCACATATCTTGCATTTTGTGAGGTCATTTTTCAGTGAACAAATGGGTTTATTGGGTCACAAAGGCAATTACAATGAATATTTATTTTAACTCACCCTCCCACCCCAATTTTGTGTAGTATTTAATGATTTGTTATGTTCATAGTAGTGTGTTGATAATGGTATGCAATGCAGGCACGGTGATATTACATGGACCTATTAAAATAtttccttcgagccggatttgaaccagcgacctaaggatttcAGCATTTAGCctctacagtcctccgctctaccaactgagctatcgaagggaGATGTACATATTCAGAAAAAGCAGGATCGTATTCGTTAGTGCACAAGGTAGCAAAACGTTTAGCAACTGAAAAAAAACAAGCCTCTCCAAATTCTGGTAGTCCTTCCCCGTTTCGTCCAGTTGCTTCCATTTGGTCTCTAATGAATTTGACTCTGGTCATTCAATTAATCAGTACCTATATAATCAATTGAAACCAGAACTTTAATTGAATCTTAGAACAACTTATTTGTTATTTGGTATACatgacacacaggcacacaaggTCACCACTGCTGTTACTAGTTATTATTACTCTATTTAAACTGCTATACCAAGTTACATCTCACGTTACTACTTATATAACAGTCATCATAATTGGACatatattattttataaatcATTCTATTGTATACATCTCACAAGTGGTTTTATTACTTTGTATTGTTATTTTTGGACTTGGCATTTGATTCTTAATTGATATTGTAATGCATTGTTGAGGAGAGTTAGCATTTATGCAGATAACGAAAAAAATTCGAATTGATATGACATGGGCCGACGAAAATATtctccttcgagccggatttgaaccagcgacctaaggatttcAGCATTTAGCctctacagtcctccgctctaccaactgagctatcgaagggaGATGTACGTATTCAGAAAAAGCAGGATCGTATTCGTTAGTGCACAAGGTAGCAAAACGTTTAGCAACTGAAAAATACAAGCCTCTCCAAATTCTGGTAGTCCTTCCCCGTTTCGTCCAGTTGCTTCCATTTGGTCTCTAATGAATTTGACTCTGGTCATTCAATTAATCAGTACCTATATAATCAATTGAAACCAGAACTTTAATTGAATCTTAGAACAACTTATTTGTTATTTGGTATACatgacac from Oncorhynchus mykiss isolate Arlee chromosome 15, USDA_OmykA_1.1, whole genome shotgun sequence includes these protein-coding regions:
- the LOC110490379 gene encoding LOW QUALITY PROTEIN: ankyrin repeat domain-containing protein 16 (The sequence of the model RefSeq protein was modified relative to this genomic sequence to represent the inferred CDS: inserted 1 base in 1 codon), which produces MANCAHLKKNLEAILLHIMSXKKHFGKSGDTLLHYAARHGHLDIVQFLVKEIGMDIELYNTDYKRALHEAASMGQRECLSYLLTEGAKVDCLKKADWTPLMMACTRRNLGVIQELLSHKADPTLKNKDGWNSFHIACREGDPAVIQHLLLANPEVWSTESKTLRTPLHTAAMHGCEEVVSILVQSCGYVPDGRDSCGVTPFMDAVRNGHISVAKLLLEKHQASPTAADILGAQPVHQVAVTAQEEALEFLVRDLGVDVNQTATDMQLTSLHYAAKEGHTGTIKTLLTLGADLHVRDKKGRTALHMACIGQHAEAVRTLLQQGLVDVVDASGSTAQQLAKKNDVLRVFECDLT